aataacaaaagtaAAAGGCAACTTAGCAGTTAGCACATTTTTATGCCGTCCGTTTTCCCCTGCAAAACTGTAGAATGAACTGTCTTCAGAAgctcatcatcgtcatcatgaGATTGATCCATCCCCTGTCATCCACAATTATTAGAATGTTTACCTGTTGCTGCTCCTCaacaaacaaaatcttttaagttttacgtttactttcaattttattcttaatttcaaatatatttctattatattcTTGTAGTAACATTAATCAATGTCACTGATAATATAGGAAGTGATATTACTAAGTAGATAATAAGCACAACTTGAAATGAATGAGGTGAGCCTAATACACAACATCCCACCAAACCAACCATAGTATAAAAAGATGAATGCTAGGGGCCCAGCAATTTTGGTGTTTTGTAACCATTAATTGGCCATCAAtagtgtttttaatggtgtgagattacatctaaTGGTAGGAGATCACTCACTTTTGTTTTGATGGTTAAGTATTggcaaaaaaacacaaaaattgctggccccctaAACTTTTCCGTATAAAAATTGTgtataatgtttttttttatcactGCTTATCAGAACAGGGTAAGATGtttaagaaagaaaaggaaagaatttCAGTAATTCACGTAATGGAAATAAAGTTGGAGGAAAAGAACCTTCCCAGTTCCCATGTCCTTAAGAAAAGCACTACTGTAATGAGTGAGGTGGATAGGAAAGAAGGTTTAGGTGATAAAGGAATGCCAAACAAAGTAGGAggaaaattgaataaaaataataataataagacaaATTCTTTGGTATATagctataagtttggtgtcgaaATTGTCGAACTTGTCTTTTacgataaattttaaatatttaaaaattatttattttttatattttttaaattaaatattaacttttatttttttttaataaattaagtaaCTATATATAACTACTATAGCATGCACCTAGTTTAAAAGTGATAACTATTAAATTTTCAAGAACAAaccttttttatatatgtaatgtacaacaaaaataatttgtattttgcagaaattaatttttaaataattttttcatcGATATAATACATCAGAATAGATGTTAAGCCGACGGTATGTCACggccttggacacactccaatgctaccgtgccggcactcggacttactcaacctcttgagctaagaccaagtcagcctaaccctcaatacttagcaagagagctaagaacacaagagaacacaagagaaaggaagcttTAGTGGAAGAATACTTTATTGCTCAAGTGTggttacaaatgattcacaccaccaaactctaactctcacccctatttatagccatccacctcctcaatggatggttaggattaaatctaatcaacggtccagattaatcatccagaaccttctttacaaatatctatcctaccacaACTCTCTAAATGTTTCTAGATTATTCCATACcactatttatatttctatataCATCTATACTCTTCTAGAATACTCTATGACCTTCTAgagtcttctagaaccttctagaGTATTTCGGAACCTTCTAGGATATTCTAGAACGTTCCGGAACCATCTAGAGTATTCTCAAACACTCCAGAAAACTATACAAACACTGTTAAATCTAACCTTCTAAAAATTTACCGTGACAGGTCGCTGAGGTTAAATCAATGTTCGTTTactaaaaagaaattgaatggTTTAAGAAATAAGATGTGATTGATGGCAAGTGTTTTGGTGGTAATTGGAAAGTTTATATCATAAACACAATTACACAAACGTTTACACCTCAAATTACTTTTTCTTAACCAAAAAAAGGCTTACAATCTTCTTTACCCACCATTTTGCTGTCGGTAAATAATCTCTATATGTTGATTAACGCAAATTGAAGATGGAAGGTAATTGTAAATTATAGGATTTGTAGAAAATATCTATTGAGTTAGTATAGTAATATTTTTGTTTGGTtaacttgaaatttttgggatgttttgacattttttttattaagattgaAGGTCTTGGaagtttagttttttttttcttttttttaagacaaagaaatttaaattcataatttctaATGAGTATGTAAAgactatataatttaaattatagttcGTTGACTTGAGAGTCCTTtagaaataaaacaaataataacatgtatttaaaattatattttcttagAAATGGAATCAATAGAGcacaaacaaaataaatctaaGGATTTTGATGAATATAAGAGTTAATATTCCTAATAGTAAATTACTTTGGAATTGTATTGGGAAAAAAAgccattttaaattcaaataaaacataattaaagatactttaaaataaattatccaTATAATATATACACATACATACAAAATAAGAANNNNNNNNNNNNNNNNNNNNNNNNNNNNNNNNNNNNNNNNNNNNNNNNNNNNNNNNNNNNNNNNNNNNNNNNNNNNNNNNNNNNNNNNNNNNNNNNNNNNNNNNNNNNNNNNNNNNNNNNNNNNNNNNNNNNNNNNNNNNNNNNNNNNNNNNNCCTGAAAGCTCTACTATATTATTGAATTAAACTCTCAatgctattattattattattattattattatatcacaagaaaaattaactattaattaattaattaattaattaattaattaaatcaccAAAAAATGTTAGGTTCTGGTTATGGAAGTGGGTCATGTTGAAGAATGCAGAGCGCGTGCCACTCCTACtgcggaaaaaaaaaagttttaaacttCCATTTTCATTCACGTTCTCAACTCATCACACAAACCTTAACCGGAATCAAAANNNNNNNNNNNNNNNNNNNNNNNNNNNNNNNNNNNNNNNNNNNNNNNNNNNNNNNNNNNNNNNNNTTTTAATCTTTccttttttgtaaaaaatttccTTTTTAGTTTTTGGCCATCATATTCGCATCCCCACCAAAAGGGTCACTTGAAGTTGTGATCTTTTTACTTACTGTTGTTATACTCGTTCAAATTGAGTTACAAGTTTCTCATTTGATGTTGGCGGAGAAATAAACTAATCTTGGTGTATACGAGGTTGCTCCTTCGCTGATCTCTTACTTTTGAGCTGGTTTTCAATGCTGTTCTTCTGGATCTGAGACCCCTTTTTGGATCTGTTTGTGATGGATGTGGAAAAAGTGTgtttttttttccccttctGGTGTGCAATAGAGTTCAAAGGTGTTTTGCATTGTGAAATCTCCTTATGGGGTTCTTTGATTGACTGGAATTTCAGTTCTCTTTGGACTGATACTGGTTGATGTCAATGCAGCCAAAAGTGATCAatggattttatttctttatttgttgcTTTTGCTTTTTGATATGCATCATTCACTTAGTACATGGAAGTTACAATTGTAGTTAAGATGGTTTAGTCttcaaagtttcatgaatgaaattgAATATATTGGTTTCTTGCAGATCTGATGGTAATTTTGAGTGATAAAGTTGCTTttttatggagttttgaatgttGATCTAAATCAGAATATCATGATAGGCTGAACTGAAGGCCATACTATCTGGATTAGTTTTAAGGATATGGTTTATTTCGGCATTGACTTAGTCTTAGCTCATGCTATTCTTTTGGGAATCATAGGCTGGCTGATATATAAGTATAGTTTTTCTACATGGCATTCATTTATTGGGGTAGTGGCTGAAAGAAAGTCCCTTGAGCAAAAGAACACAGTTGAGAGATGAGAAAATGGATGTGTGATGTTAGCTAATGCAGTATGGCTGCATTTGGTAGACATCTCAGAAGGAATATAGAAATAGGCTAATCATATTTGTTCTGCGACAAAAGCCGGGGGGAATAGGAAGAGAGATGCAGTTTTCCTGTCTATCTCTGTCACCATTGTCTCGGTTCCATTTTTTGTGGAGACTCTAACCAAACACAGCCTAAAGGCGCTGAAAGAATATAAGCTTGGTTGTTTAGTTTTACTTTTAAACCCTAAAATAGCCGATGGTAGTTTTCAAGTCTTGATTGTATCAGATGCATATCATCATTGTAGTTTACAAATGTCAATTAATCCTGTATTCCTAGCACTTGCTTCTCATTCTTATTATCTACATTCAACTTTCCATGAAAATTTGCCTTTCCTCATGACTTGGACAAAGCAAATTGCACAGATGCTAGATGTATCCACGAATTGTTTGTTTCTAAATTCATAGATGCATGATACTGCCAGCATATCTATTATTTTGTTTCCGAGCTTATGATTGATGCAATTGCATTGGAATACTATATTAGGTCTGAGAATATCTTGACCTTCCTTTTTTACCAGGCTTCTTTGTTTGTTAAGTGACTTGACTGGGGCGATGCACATCATTTAATTTGGATGGTATGTTATGGAGATTAGTTAGAAAAGGCCAGTGATAAAGTTTTTAGATCAGAAAAAACATGGCTCCAACTAGCAAGGCTGAAAAAAAGGCTGCAGCAGATGCAGCTGCATGGATGTTCAATGTTGTCACTTCTGTTGGAGTTATCATTGTAAACAAAGCTTTGATGGCCACTTACGGATTCAGTTTTGGTAAATTATCTTCCACCCCCCCACAACAGATGACTGTGTATGTCATCATCTGCTTACGTCAACACTATTTTCTTCTAATACAATTTGTCTATGCTGCATACAGCTACTACGTTAACAGGTCTGCACTTTGTTACTACAACTTTGATGACGCTCGTACTAAGGATAATGGGATACGTCCAGCCCTCTCATTTACCCTTGCCAGAGCTTCTGAAATTTGTTCTATTTGCTAACTTCTCTATTGTCGGAATGAACGTTAGTTTAATGTGGAACTCGGTTGGATTCTATCAAGTGAGTTGGGCTGAGCTTTAGCTAGTGATCCATTAATGCCTTCAGaagttatatttattttttaaccatTGGCAGATTGCTAAGTTGAGTATGATCCCTGTATCCTGCCTATTGGAAGTTGTTTTTGACAAGATTCGGTATTCAAGACACACGAAACTGAGCATATGTGTTGTTCTTTTGGGAGTTGGTGTTTGCACTGTGACTGATGTGAGTGTGAACACAAAAGGATTCATTGCTGCCTTTATAGCAGTGTGGAGCACTTCTTTGCAACAATATGTACGTATGACATTCCTCTTTTTTATGTGAAGTctatattgaattttaatggCATATTTAGCTAAATTGTTGTCTATGTTATGTTTCTGTTCCCTTAcaaattcttttttcttatcattctGTTATGGAGATCGTTTTCATGTTTCAACCAGCTTTTTACTCCTGTCTTCTATGTATTGTCATGTCGATATCTGAAGTTTCTTCCTAATATTTTGTTGCTTGGTACTCATGGAATTTCAAAATGTATTATGTGCAGTATGTTCATTTTCTTCAACGGAAGTATTCGCTAAGTTCTTTCAACCTATTGGGACACACAGCACCTGCACAGGCTGCATCTCTACTGTTAATAGGACCTATACTAGATTATTGGCTAACAAGCCAACGAGTCGATAAATATGACTACAACACTACTTCTTTGGTAAGTACTCAATAACAAACTAAATATTGAGCCTAAAGCTAAatcatgtttaattttttttatgaggaAGTGAGTGAATGAATTTATAGATTTACATTATGGTATGATATGAAAGGCTTTTGTTTGCATATGCGTCTCTAGCTCTCTGTAAATGACTTACTTAGACATTCTTCATTCCTTTAGATAGGTAATCGCCTTTTTTGTTATAATCACTTGTGCATAGAAAGTCTAACCAGAAGAGTATGTCATCAACCGAAGcaaaatttgattattaatgGCAAAGCTGAAACACATTTTggcaaataaaattaattagggTGAAAATCGAAGAAACTTGTTAGTTGTTACTTTCACCATTGTTCTCATGTTGGTTAACATTTTTGTAACGCTTCTCTGGCTTTGTTTCTGGCAGATGTTCATAATTTTGTCATGCACTATTGCTGTTGGTACCAACCTCAGCCAATTCATCTGCATCGGAAGATTCACTGCCGTCTCTTTTCAAGTACTGGGACATATGAAGACAATACTTGTTCTAATCATGggattcttcttctttgggAAGGAGGGTCTTAATCTCCAAGTTGTTCTTGGGATGATCATAGCTGTGGTTGGAATGATTTGGTATGGCAACGCGTCATCGAAGCCCGGCGGAAAGGAACGTAGGAGTCACTCCCTTCCTACCAGCAAAACAGAAACAAGATAGTTTGACATCATTCactaattttggtgttttagTGGTTTCATATTCAAAAGTTGAGCATACAAAAGATTAGTCGATATTAGGAAAGTATTCTTAATTATTTGAAAGTATAAACTTCATTGGTTCCAATTGCCTCCAACCACATTGTAATTCTTAAAtatttgatttcttgttttggatTCTGAGGTATATTGGGTGTCTCCTTATAGTTCTTGGTTCTTGGAAAAAGAATCTCATCTTTACCATAATTAGaagaatatatttatattctttcATGACAAATCATTTGTAATATGTACTTTGATAGTGTGCATTTTTGAGATTGGTTTTGTGATTCATTTATGAAGAAGCACATGAAGGCATGTGAAGATATCATAAAAGCTTCTTATCTTTTGAAGAGCTGGATGTGGTTTTGTTTACTCCTCAAAGTTGATGGAAGACTAAAATTGTGACTAAGGTGTTATTTGGTTACTCTCATAAAAATACATAGCTTATTTTAGGATATAAACAAGATTTTCATTTTAGGacaaatttattcaatttatttttgtctactAAAAACTGAGAATAATAAGAGATAAGAACActatttttatcttgaatttattttctatgtattttttGTCAACATTTATGCCACACTTAACTTAGGTGAATATTGACATAAGTTAAATGTGATGAAGAATATGCTTAGCGACTAAACACatatgaacaaaataaaaaataagaatagaagaaaagaaaagttaagaGTAGCACCtattattaagaaaaaagaaaatgacaaaTCAATCCCTAACTTTTTGGTTCGCGGACATTTAAATCTCTGaggatttaaaaatacatttgaaTCTCTGACCTCTTCAAAATCTAGACATATCAATTCCTGAATCTAAtttgttcaattttaaaaactctCTCACGTGTGCATCCCGTATCAACCAAGTCAGCACAACAGGAGTCACAAAGATTAAGATTAAggacttaaatatattttcaaattcttgaaAACTTAAATGTCTGCGGATCAAAAGTCAAAAACCTATTTATCCTTTTCtcttaagaaaataataaaacctCATTTCAAGAAATTTGGACATGCAATGATTAAATTGtgacgaaaaaattaaaaaaaaaaccaaaaagacCATGCACAAAATGGTTTAAAAAAATCTACATATAAACAATTTCCCAATAAGTATAATACATATCTCAATAACATCGTTTGATCTTTGTAATCAATCCTACCTATTGGGATAAGACTTTGTCGTTATTGTTGTAGTCTTGTTTcgttattgaattttttttgtcaactgTCAATACCACCAAATAGAACAATAGTTTTGGACAATTATATGCAGATATTATTCCATGAAAGTTTGGCCGAAAGGAAAGGGGAATTAAAATAAGGTTCAATCATTTGGAAATCATTTTTTAAGTACCTAAAGAATAAATTGTTTGTTTCTACATGTAGTCACGATCAAAGgggataaagaaaaaatttcataTCCAAGATGGTTCCATTTCTTTTCATATGGAAATGGTACATCCAAGTTCTTTTGCAGCAAGATCAAGGAACTCAATAGACAATCCATGTGAAATTCTACTCTGAGCTTCCCATTTCAAGCACTTTTCTATGTCAGCATGCCAGTCAATGACATCTAAGTTGAAGTACTGATTGTGGATGCCATTTTTCCTTGGAGGGTTAGCAGTTGATCTGACTGAGCCATTGTGCAAGATGTCGCGAAGAACCGACGTGCTCAAAGCGCGGACATGCGCACTTGGATTAGACAGGCACCTGATTGTAGACGGTAAGCGACACTGCATGTGTATGTACAAAAATCTTGGTTAACCAGCAATCCATGCAACTTGAAATTGAGCATATAACAATGCAAAAAAAGCTTTATTGCCGAAAACTTGGACGAAACTTGATCGCGAAGCAACATGGTTTTGTCTTGTCTAGAACCAGATTTTTCCAATGTTTAAAACCAACAAAGCTTGTTCAATAGTACCTAATTAGAAGATCCAATGAGAGAGGGAAGTTTGTTTACCTTTAACAGGTTTGAAAGGCCATCAGCCACCACCAATCCGGTGTCTCCTAACTCGAGCACTGGCTGCAATGCTCTAGCTGTTGCTTCCAATAGCTGGCCAGTTTATCAAAACTTGGAAAGTGAGTTCAAATGACAATGGAAATGCACAAGAAGCATATGTTGCAACTTGTTACCTTCAATTGTGGTAATGTGCAATCTTCTCCATCCACCAGCATCCCATCTGTGGCTCGTAGCAGTAAATCCGATGCACTCGCCACAATTACCAAGGATTCTATGCTGTCATGGTTCCTCATGAGTTCCACTATCAACTTTACAATCCGCTGATTAACTCTCCACATCTTCTGACCTTGATCATCATCTTTCGCAATCCACGGCTGCAATTCCCTCTCCGCCTGACAAGAAACAAGTCCAGTAGGGAAGGGATCATACAAATGCAATATTAGAAGGTAACAACAACAATCTCCATAAATCAAGCTTATTTGGAAATGTAGGCAATAGAATACAAGTTTCACAAGAAGGATGAAATTGGACCTGAAGAACTATTGCTGTAGCCGCTTTCGTTGGAGATGCCGATACAACATTACATAATGCATCAACCACCTACATAACATAAAACCACATAATGGTTAATGTTAGACATTTTGAGTGGAAATTGGGAATACAATTTAGTCTTGTATGTGTAATATATAGTACCTGTCTCCATCCCTGTTGAGCAGAAGTGCTTTCGGCGCAAGGTTGAGTCTCGGGAGATGCAATCAACTTGTGCCATAGTAGTGACACCACAGAGAAACAAAATTGTTGTTCCTCTGCCAACATGGACCTCAGAAAAATTTGTGTACTGCAACTGAATCCTATATGCCTGTCCGTTGTAAGAAAGTTGGCAAGGTCAGAAGCATCTAATGGCAAACTTGCAACACCTTTTCCCAAGGTAGATCCTGATGATTCTTTTGGATATGATGTATTCTCGGATTTGTGTCGAAGTTCTGAAGGAGCTGAATCCACTGAAGAGGATATAGATGTCCTCCGCGGATCAAAGGAGCTACTAGTTTCGCAATGATTTTGCCTCTTAATATCAAGTGAATCTTTACAATTAGGAATATGAACTAAGGTTGCTCCCAATGGCTCTGCCTTGTTAACTATCGACGCGACGGCTTTGCTGTGAATATCTATGAGATTATACAATGATGATGCCCGGGAGTGAATTTCATGGTCCCATTTGCAACGCATCAAAACGGAAAGAGCATGCATGCAGGCTTTTGACCTTCTAAATAGTTCAGAAATATGTGCAGCAACCATTGCCGCCGCAACGATTTCATTGGAGCTGTAACTCCAAGGGGTGCCAACAGAAGATGGCTTCAATGAAAATAAGGCCTCTAGAATTGCTAAAATTCTGTGAGTATGGCGTATGGCCGAATCTATGCCGGTCTGAAactcatcagaagatccctgcATTTTTGCCGGCTTGGCTATATCTTGCACATTATTTACAACCGAATTATCGCCCCCACGTGGAACCAAGGGGAACAACTGAAGCTCACAGGCAAGAGCACAAACTGCAGCCAGAACATAAGAATCAAAAGCTGCCACCGGACCttgcttcttctttctcctattctttgtttctttctgaCTTTCAGATATTGCTTGTAAATCCTCAATGATTTCCTCAGCTGAATAATTATCTTCACCTCTTGGCTTCTTGCTACCATTGAATTGAGCTTCATGACTAACACAAACTGTTAACACAACAAATAATAGGCGCGAAGAAAGGTCTACCGACGCGCATGATTCCAAGAAAAGCGAATGAACCATAGTCCTTAGTTCAGCCACTGCAAGGTTCTTGGAGGCAGACCCCACACCAAAATGGTACCTACTTTTTCTGTTTTGTTCACCAGTGGACTCCATTGGAAATGTCCTCTGAAGAATAGCTTCAACTGTAGCAACAAATATTTTCATGAGACATGCTTCCGAAGGGCTTCCACGGGGAAGATACTCCAGAACCTTAAGTAGAGGTATGTACAAATTCCATGAGAGTATCGGAGGTTGCAGTGGGGATGCAACCACAATCTCTGGAAGATCAACTGCCGAAGAATTCAAGGGAATAAGGCCATAAGCTGCTTCCCAAATGGTGCAAATTCTCCATTCAACCTCTGGACCATGGGCACAAAGCATTGATGCAATGCCTTGGGCCGTAGCATCAACTGTAGCTTCAGCTGCAAGAGCTTCAATCTGATAAGCAATGCAAATTGAAGATCTTAATTATGCATAAAGAGTGTATTCTACACTCTATACcgaatgagaaaaagaaaaggaggtaACTTATGAAGATGAAAAGAACCTGCTTTCTGTAGGAAGAAATATATCCACCCATCGGTTCATGCTGAACTTCCACGCCGTCAACTTGCCGAAGTGGCGGAAAAAGTAATGCAGGCTGTGAAAGTATACGGAAAAGCAAAGCCGCAGCAGCATCAGCAGCTACACCAGCTCTCATGGACATTGCAGTCCCTATGGCGCGCAAGAAATGAAAATGCATCCAATTCCTTGGAAGCTAAGTTACCATTTACAGAGAGAAAGAACTGGTTAGTTCATTTCACAGCTTTCACATAGTTTTCAATTAGAACTCTGTGTGTCAACATTATAGAGCTTACCCTTATTCCAGAAGCAAAATCTTCAGCAGCTCGAAGAAGCTCTACAAGTTGAACAGCCGCATCTAGTGCATCTGGAGCCCATGACGGCGGTGCTTCTAGGAGCCCAAGAAGAAGCCTTTGCGTGGCACTTGGAGTGGCAATGGCATAATATCTACATAATCATAAAAATTTGCTAAGGCAGATGCTTCCATGAACAACAAAAAAGACGAGAAAGGTATCGAGTGAAGAATAATAACCTGTGAAATAATCGTGCATATGGTTCTAGTG
The Arachis duranensis cultivar V14167 chromosome 5, aradu.V14167.gnm2.J7QH, whole genome shotgun sequence genome window above contains:
- the LOC107491600 gene encoding UDP-rhamnose/UDP-galactose transporter 6, coding for MAPTSKAEKKAAADAAAWMFNVVTSVGVIIVNKALMATYGFSFATTLTGLHFVTTTLMTLVLRIMGYVQPSHLPLPELLKFVLFANFSIVGMNVSLMWNSVGFYQIAKLSMIPVSCLLEVVFDKIRYSRHTKLSICVVLLGVGVCTVTDVSVNTKGFIAAFIAVWSTSLQQYYVHFLQRKYSLSSFNLLGHTAPAQAASLLLIGPILDYWLTSQRVDKYDYNTTSLMFIILSCTIAVGTNLSQFICIGRFTAVSFQVLGHMKTILVLIMGFFFFGKEGLNLQVVLGMIIAVVGMIWYGNASSKPGGKERRSHSLPTSKTETR
- the LOC107491599 gene encoding protein GIGANTEA → MAGASERWIDRLQFSSLFWPPPLDEQQRKDQIAAYVEYFCQFTSEQFPDDIAELIRNRYPSKETLLFDDVLAVLVLHHPEHGHAVVLPIISCIIDGTLVYDKTSPPFASFIYLVCPKSENEYSEQWALACGEILRILTHYNRPIYKTERIGASSSYASTSDSVGKETGHNTLSQQERKPIRPLSPWITDILLAAPLGIRSDYFRWCSGVMGKYAAGGELKPPTSASSRGSGKHPQLMPSTPRWAVANGAGVILSVCDDEVARYETATLTAVAVPALLLPPPTTALDEHLVAGLPALEPYARLFHRYYAIATPSATQRLLLGLLEAPPSWAPDALDAAVQLVELLRAAEDFASGIRLPRNWMHFHFLRAIGTAMSMRAGVAADAAAALLFRILSQPALLFPPLRQVDGVEVQHEPMGGYISSYRKQIEALAAEATVDATAQGIASMLCAHGPEVEWRICTIWEAAYGLIPLNSSAVDLPEIVVASPLQPPILSWNLYIPLLKVLEYLPRGSPSEACLMKIFVATVEAILQRTFPMESTGEQNRKSRYHFGVGSASKNLAVAELRTMVHSLFLESCASVDLSSRLLFVVLTVCVSHEAQFNGSKKPRGEDNYSAEEIIEDLQAISESQKETKNRRKKKQGPVAAFDSYVLAAVCALACELQLFPLVPRGGDNSVVNNVQDIAKPAKMQGSSDEFQTGIDSAIRHTHRILAILEALFSLKPSSVGTPWSYSSNEIVAAAMVAAHISELFRRSKACMHALSVLMRCKWDHEIHSRASSLYNLIDIHSKAVASIVNKAEPLGATLVHIPNCKDSLDIKRQNHCETSSSFDPRRTSISSSVDSAPSELRHKSENTSYPKESSGSTLGKGVASLPLDASDLANFLTTDRHIGFSCSTQIFLRSMLAEEQQFCFSVVSLLWHKLIASPETQPCAESTSAQQGWRQVVDALCNVVSASPTKAATAIVLQAERELQPWIAKDDDQGQKMWRVNQRIVKLIVELMRNHDSIESLVIVASASDLLLRATDGMLVDGEDCTLPQLKLLEATARALQPVLELGDTGLVVADGLSNLLKCRLPSTIRCLSNPSAHVRALSTSVLRDILHNGSVRSTANPPRKNGIHNQYFNLDVIDWHADIEKCLKWEAQSRISHGLSIEFLDLAAKELGCTISI